A genomic segment from Thermostichus lividus PCC 6715 encodes:
- a CDS encoding biotin transporter BioY, whose protein sequence is MEAAIAIPNLLSDDGQLVLPSSWSAIPVYSLPVSYQVAAVLLVGCMGGRQAAALSQVAYLILGLSGFQVFSQGGGLDYWREPTFGYLLGFVPGAWVCGWLAFRSGAAARIEWLALSGLAGLAIIHSCGLLYLCALALVGQLSQPLVELIQQYSLWALPGQLVIVCLVALVARILRLVLLY, encoded by the coding sequence ATGGAGGCAGCGATCGCCATTCCTAATCTGTTAAGTGATGACGGGCAATTGGTGCTACCCAGTTCATGGAGTGCAATCCCCGTCTATTCCTTACCGGTCTCCTACCAAGTGGCGGCAGTGCTACTGGTGGGGTGCATGGGAGGACGACAAGCGGCAGCACTCTCGCAGGTGGCCTATCTGATCCTTGGCCTCAGTGGTTTTCAGGTATTTTCCCAAGGCGGAGGGCTAGACTATTGGCGGGAGCCAACCTTTGGCTATCTGTTGGGGTTTGTTCCTGGGGCGTGGGTCTGTGGCTGGTTAGCGTTTCGCTCAGGAGCGGCTGCTCGCATTGAGTGGCTCGCCCTCAGTGGGTTGGCAGGGTTAGCGATCATTCATAGCTGTGGGTTGCTGTACCTTTGCGCCTTGGCACTCGTTGGCCAGTTAAGTCAGCCCTTAGTAGAACTCATACAGCAATACTCCCTGTGGGCGCTGCCCGGACAATTGGTGATTGTCTGTTTAGTGGCGCTGGTGGCGCGGATTCTGCGACTGGTGTTACTGTACTAG
- the hemH gene encoding ferrochelatase, protein MGQTGVLLLNLGGPDRPEDVRPFLYNLFSDPEIIRLPFRWLQKPLAWFISTSRARKSQANYAQIGGGSPLRRITEQQAKALKAALADLGIEANLYIGMRYWHPFTEEAIAQIKLDNIRQLVILPLYPQYSISTSGSSFRLLEALWENDPALRQIHYTLIPSWYNHPGYVAAMAELIRRELDQCPNPDTAMVFFSAHGVPKSYVTEAGDPYQEQIEACVRLIMNALGRPNPHVLAYQSRVGPVEWLQPYTEDIIPELAAQGVKTLVVVPISFISEHIETLQEIDIEYRELAEEAGIEIFRRVPALNDHPGFIVALAQLVKESLAAPPRTFADVNTLRKRVKLYPQERWEWGMTSAAERWNGRLAMLGFLALIIELISGQGPLHMLGLL, encoded by the coding sequence ATGGGGCAAACTGGTGTACTACTACTGAACCTTGGCGGGCCAGATCGGCCAGAAGATGTCCGCCCCTTCCTGTATAACCTCTTCTCAGATCCGGAAATTATTCGCCTGCCCTTTCGCTGGTTGCAAAAGCCGCTAGCGTGGTTCATTTCCACCAGCCGCGCCCGCAAGTCTCAGGCAAACTATGCCCAAATTGGTGGCGGCTCACCCCTACGGCGCATTACCGAGCAGCAAGCCAAAGCCCTCAAAGCGGCTCTCGCTGACCTTGGCATCGAAGCGAACCTCTACATTGGCATGCGCTACTGGCACCCCTTTACCGAAGAGGCGATCGCCCAAATTAAACTTGATAACATTCGCCAACTCGTCATCCTGCCCCTCTATCCCCAGTATTCCATCAGCACGAGTGGCTCTAGTTTCCGATTGCTCGAAGCCCTCTGGGAAAATGATCCCGCCCTCCGTCAAATTCACTACACCCTCATTCCATCGTGGTATAACCATCCGGGCTACGTCGCTGCCATGGCGGAACTGATCCGTCGGGAACTCGATCAATGCCCCAACCCCGACACTGCCATGGTGTTCTTCAGCGCCCACGGTGTCCCCAAAAGCTACGTTACTGAGGCGGGGGATCCCTACCAGGAGCAAATTGAAGCCTGTGTCAGATTGATCATGAACGCGCTGGGGCGACCCAACCCCCACGTTTTAGCCTATCAAAGTCGGGTCGGGCCGGTGGAATGGCTGCAACCCTACACCGAAGACATTATTCCGGAGCTAGCGGCTCAAGGTGTCAAAACCCTTGTTGTGGTGCCCATCAGCTTTATTTCGGAGCACATCGAGACATTGCAAGAAATTGATATCGAATACCGAGAACTTGCAGAAGAAGCTGGTATTGAAATTTTTCGGCGGGTTCCGGCGCTCAATGATCACCCTGGGTTTATTGTTGCCTTAGCCCAGTTGGTGAAAGAGTCCCTTGCTGCGCCGCCCCGTACCTTTGCCGATGTCAATACCTTGCGCAAGCGGGTGAAACTCTACCCCCAAGAACGTTGGGAGTGGGGGATGACCTCTGCGGCGGAACGCTGGAATGGGCGCTTAGCCATGCTGGGGTTCCTTGCCCTCATTATTGAACTGATTAGTGGTCAAGGCCCGCTGCATATGTTGGGTTTACTCTAA
- a CDS encoding Hsp70 family protein, with product MTYAIDFGTSNTLVTRWNYAAQVAEPVTVAGLSLGFGEVPALIPSLAYVEDAKLPLVVVGQQVRDRGFDVAGDRRFFSRFKRGIGATVQGYLPELDGCPITFEAIGTWFLRTLLTALKHSAGDFGDSLIFTVPVDSFETYRRWLLQVCDGFAIDQIRLVDEPTAAALGYGVAERPVILVIDFGGGTLDLSLVELKTNDQQRSPLGFILKWGDRQWADSDHQRPRTARVLGKAGVNLGGTDIDHWIVDYWGQQGIAANRLLLRLAERLKIQLSQHPRAQEVYFDPDTFATLELSLERAELEAILHQQQFFERLEKALLQVLQQGRRQGIAPEDIEAVLLVGGTTQIPAVQAWVGEYFERSKISSHQPFTAVAMGALALSQGLDLKDFLYHSYGIRFWDRKLNRHGWHPIIQRGQPYPMREPVELILGASTEGQPKIELVIGELGDEQGGVEIFFDGDRLITRTCGQLTVQPLNDTPQGKTLATLDPPGYPGSDRLKVLFYVDGDRQLRITVEDLLTQEQLVTNQVVAELR from the coding sequence GTGACCTACGCGATTGATTTTGGTACCAGTAACACCCTAGTAACCCGCTGGAACTATGCGGCTCAGGTGGCAGAACCCGTGACAGTGGCCGGGCTGTCGCTGGGGTTTGGGGAGGTGCCAGCGCTGATTCCCAGTTTGGCCTACGTTGAGGATGCCAAGTTGCCTTTGGTGGTGGTGGGGCAGCAGGTGCGGGATCGGGGGTTTGATGTGGCCGGCGATCGCCGCTTTTTCTCGCGGTTTAAGCGGGGGATTGGCGCAACGGTGCAGGGCTACCTGCCGGAATTAGATGGGTGCCCGATCACTTTTGAAGCGATAGGAACGTGGTTTTTGCGCACGCTGCTGACGGCGTTAAAGCACAGTGCCGGGGATTTTGGCGACTCCCTGATTTTTACCGTGCCCGTGGATAGTTTTGAAACCTATCGCCGGTGGTTATTGCAGGTGTGCGATGGCTTTGCCATTGACCAGATTCGCCTTGTGGATGAACCTACAGCGGCGGCGCTGGGCTATGGTGTGGCCGAGCGTCCCGTGATCCTTGTGATTGATTTTGGCGGTGGTACCCTTGATCTGTCCTTAGTGGAACTGAAAACAAACGACCAGCAGCGCTCACCCTTGGGTTTTATCCTGAAGTGGGGCGATCGCCAGTGGGCCGATAGTGATCATCAACGCCCGCGTACAGCCCGAGTTCTCGGCAAAGCTGGAGTGAACCTTGGCGGAACCGATATTGATCACTGGATTGTGGATTATTGGGGGCAGCAGGGGATTGCCGCCAACCGTTTGCTGCTGCGCTTAGCGGAGCGCTTAAAAATTCAACTCTCCCAGCATCCGCGCGCCCAAGAGGTATATTTTGACCCAGACACCTTTGCTACTCTGGAGCTAAGCCTAGAGCGTGCTGAGCTAGAGGCAATTCTGCACCAACAGCAGTTCTTTGAACGGTTGGAGAAGGCGCTTTTGCAGGTACTTCAGCAGGGTCGCCGCCAAGGGATTGCCCCAGAGGACATTGAGGCGGTGCTATTGGTGGGGGGCACCACCCAAATCCCCGCCGTGCAAGCTTGGGTTGGCGAGTATTTTGAGCGCAGCAAAATCAGCAGCCATCAGCCCTTTACCGCCGTTGCCATGGGTGCGTTGGCTCTGAGCCAAGGCCTAGACCTCAAGGATTTTCTGTACCATAGCTACGGCATCCGTTTTTGGGATCGCAAGCTGAATCGCCATGGTTGGCATCCCATCATTCAGCGGGGACAGCCCTACCCGATGCGCGAACCGGTGGAACTGATTCTAGGCGCTTCTACAGAAGGACAACCCAAGATTGAACTGGTGATTGGCGAGCTAGGGGATGAGCAAGGGGGCGTGGAAATTTTTTTTGATGGCGATCGCCTCATTACCCGTACCTGCGGGCAACTGACCGTTCAGCCTCTGAATGACACCCCCCAAGGCAAAACCCTTGCCACCCTTGACCCCCCCGGCTACCCCGGTAGCGATCGTCTAAAAGTTCTCTTCTACGTGGATGGCGATCGCCAACTGCGGATAACCGTGGAAGATTTGCTCACCCAAGAGCAACTGGTCACCAACCAAGTTGTTGCTGAACTACGCTGA
- a CDS encoding DUF3146 family protein, giving the protein MAALPQTIAHVRITAQNWQEGHLRGQVCASHYEWDFCWLFKAKTLIISPALGRALIKEPLSRFLEQQDYQLEPGGDYQFVLRSKF; this is encoded by the coding sequence ATGGCTGCCTTACCCCAAACAATCGCCCATGTTCGGATTACTGCCCAAAATTGGCAGGAAGGGCACCTGCGCGGTCAAGTATGCGCCAGTCACTACGAGTGGGACTTTTGCTGGCTGTTCAAAGCCAAAACGCTGATTATCTCGCCCGCTTTGGGCCGAGCACTGATCAAAGAACCCCTGAGCCGCTTTCTTGAGCAACAGGACTATCAACTGGAACCGGGAGGCGATTATCAATTTGTGCTTCGCTCAAAATTTTAA
- a CDS encoding alpha/beta fold hydrolase: protein MTSTLSAMAAFPTADWEWRGHRIRYSMSGTGAPVVLVHGFGASIGHWRKTIPALREAGYRVYALDLLGFGASAKPNLAYSMDLWAELLADFWQAHIAEPVVWVGNSIGGLLCLRMAADYGHTCRGVSVLNCAGGLNHRPNELNWMQTLFTNLFRTLVAAPVIGHLIFDQIRQPERIRKTLGQVYANPDAITDELVELLHRPALDTGAKEVFARVISAPPGPKIVDLLPAIQVPILVLWGEVDPWTPVSGVKHFEAHQERIPIRIERLADTGHCPHDDRPELVNPILVEWLQQLEAKFKILSEAQIDNRLPVPVDSPVAQESGSGVL from the coding sequence ATGACCTCAACCCTTTCGGCCATGGCTGCCTTCCCCACCGCTGATTGGGAATGGCGCGGCCATCGCATTCGCTACAGCATGAGTGGTACAGGGGCACCCGTTGTGCTGGTGCATGGGTTTGGTGCCTCCATTGGCCATTGGCGCAAAACCATTCCTGCTTTGCGAGAGGCGGGCTATCGCGTCTATGCCCTCGATTTACTGGGGTTTGGGGCTTCAGCGAAACCTAACCTAGCCTACAGTATGGATCTGTGGGCAGAATTACTGGCCGATTTTTGGCAGGCACACATTGCTGAACCCGTGGTGTGGGTGGGGAACTCCATTGGCGGCTTGCTCTGTTTACGGATGGCAGCGGACTATGGGCATACCTGCCGAGGGGTGAGTGTTCTCAACTGTGCGGGCGGTCTCAATCATCGCCCTAACGAACTTAACTGGATGCAGACGCTGTTTACGAACCTGTTTCGCACCTTGGTCGCTGCGCCTGTGATTGGGCATTTGATTTTCGATCAAATTCGCCAGCCGGAGCGGATCCGCAAAACCCTCGGCCAAGTGTACGCCAATCCAGATGCCATTACCGATGAACTGGTGGAGCTATTGCATCGCCCAGCTCTGGATACGGGGGCAAAGGAGGTGTTTGCGCGGGTGATTTCTGCACCGCCGGGACCCAAAATTGTCGATCTGTTGCCAGCGATTCAGGTTCCGATCCTAGTGCTGTGGGGGGAAGTGGATCCGTGGACCCCCGTGTCTGGGGTGAAGCATTTTGAAGCCCACCAAGAGCGCATTCCCATCCGTATTGAGCGTCTTGCCGATACGGGGCACTGCCCCCACGACGATCGCCCTGAGTTGGTGAACCCGATTTTGGTGGAGTGGTTGCAGCAGCTAGAAGCAAAATTTAAAATTTTGAGCGAAGCACAAATTGATAATCGCCTCCCGGTTCCAGTTGATAGTCCTGTTGCTCAAGAAAGCGGCTCAGGGGTTCTTTGA
- a CDS encoding SDR family NAD(P)-dependent oxidoreductase has translation MPTALITGATGGLGQAFAAALADRHYDLILTARSAAALDTLAKELTTSRTVQVITLPQDLSISGAAAQLYEQVEARGVRVDLLVNNAGFGDYGAFGDRDRSRLVAMVQVNITALMELTHLVLPQMRQRHSGTIINVSSIAAFQPLPYLAVYAATKAFVRHFSEALWAELKPLGIRVLGVCPGPTATQFFERADMMGNPALIGSQDSPAHIVAETLAALDHDVATLIPGQASNRLLAFAGRWVPRQWLVQQLEPRFRPPAQ, from the coding sequence ATGCCAACTGCATTGATTACCGGTGCGACGGGAGGCTTAGGACAAGCCTTTGCCGCAGCCCTTGCCGATCGCCACTACGATTTAATTTTGACCGCTCGTTCTGCTGCTGCCCTAGACACCTTGGCCAAGGAACTAACGACCTCACGGACGGTGCAAGTGATTACCCTGCCGCAAGATTTGAGCATTTCAGGGGCAGCCGCACAGCTTTATGAGCAGGTGGAGGCACGGGGGGTAAGGGTCGATCTGCTCGTTAACAATGCTGGATTTGGGGACTACGGGGCGTTTGGCGATCGCGATCGCTCCCGTTTGGTGGCCATGGTACAGGTCAACATCACCGCCCTCATGGAACTAACCCATTTGGTTTTGCCCCAGATGCGTCAGCGCCACAGTGGCACGATCATTAACGTCAGTTCCATTGCTGCCTTTCAGCCCCTACCCTATCTCGCGGTATATGCGGCCACTAAAGCCTTTGTGCGCCACTTTAGCGAAGCCCTGTGGGCAGAACTCAAGCCCCTTGGCATTCGGGTGCTGGGGGTGTGCCCAGGTCCAACGGCCACTCAATTTTTTGAGCGCGCCGATATGATGGGCAACCCGGCATTGATAGGTTCCCAAGACTCCCCCGCCCATATTGTGGCCGAAACCCTCGCCGCCTTGGATCACGATGTGGCTACCCTCATTCCCGGTCAAGCCAGTAATCGCCTCTTGGCATTTGCTGGTCGATGGGTGCCTCGGCAATGGCTGGTGCAGCAGCTAGAACCCCGCTTCCGTCCCCCCGCTCAGTAG
- a CDS encoding type II CAAX endopeptidase family protein, with product MSVKQFVLAALTILVAALVSLSLLSSYLEPQPQSQINLLQTHLTLQAREWQGIGDAWTRDRLLGDTQGAIRAYTAALEPPTPQNQRLRLELGLLYADQGDRDRALETWQPLTTMAQGTPRRTAEVLIGLWDTPPQLLPEAESLIKTTLRGWFRNRALERLYELQQRPEALMALATAEQVQAQAAFQRLILVGSTPLIGSGLGVVLWLVWIYQHVRRRQQGSPLPAFAPVPWGWATVWEVMVSWFATFFALSLVVMPLLRALVTGGQLLTSAFGQTLYALATYGVMMVAGYGLLWWLLNRFGKPPWQWLRWQGGWRSAVLWGSGGYLAALPLVLLTSLLSQGLLKNQGGGNPLLEVILQSQDYRTFALLYLMVAVMAPLFEEVLFRGFFFRSLQSYLPLGSAMVLTGLLFAVAHLNLADLLPLTVLGTVLSYTYWRSQNLGAAMILHGIWNSGSFLGLLLLSGGTEAGF from the coding sequence ATGTCTGTGAAGCAGTTTGTACTGGCCGCTCTGACAATTCTTGTGGCTGCTCTGGTGAGCCTGTCTCTATTAAGTAGCTATCTGGAACCCCAACCCCAAAGCCAAATTAATCTTCTGCAGACCCATTTGACACTGCAAGCGAGGGAATGGCAAGGCATTGGTGATGCTTGGACGCGCGATCGCCTCTTGGGCGATACACAAGGGGCGATCCGTGCCTACACCGCAGCGCTGGAGCCACCCACCCCGCAAAACCAGCGCTTGCGCCTCGAATTGGGGTTGCTGTACGCGGATCAGGGCGATCGCGATCGCGCCCTTGAGACATGGCAGCCATTAACAACTATGGCTCAGGGCACCCCTCGCCGCACGGCAGAGGTGTTAATTGGGCTATGGGATACGCCACCGCAGCTTTTACCGGAGGCTGAATCGCTGATTAAAACGACGCTACGGGGGTGGTTTCGCAACCGTGCCCTTGAGCGGCTCTACGAACTGCAACAGCGCCCCGAGGCTCTGATGGCCTTAGCAACCGCAGAGCAGGTGCAGGCGCAGGCAGCGTTTCAACGCTTAATATTGGTGGGCAGTACGCCCCTGATCGGTAGTGGGTTGGGGGTGGTGCTGTGGCTGGTGTGGATTTACCAGCATGTGCGACGGCGACAACAGGGCAGCCCCTTACCAGCCTTTGCGCCGGTGCCGTGGGGCTGGGCGACCGTTTGGGAGGTGATGGTGAGTTGGTTTGCCACCTTTTTTGCCCTTAGCCTTGTGGTGATGCCTCTCCTGCGTGCGCTGGTGACTGGGGGACAGCTCTTGACCTCGGCGTTTGGCCAAACCCTTTATGCGTTGGCTACCTATGGGGTGATGATGGTGGCTGGGTATGGCTTGCTGTGGTGGCTGTTAAACCGCTTTGGTAAGCCCCCATGGCAGTGGTTACGGTGGCAAGGGGGGTGGCGCAGTGCCGTCCTGTGGGGCAGTGGCGGTTACCTAGCAGCTTTACCGTTGGTACTGTTGACCTCGTTGCTGTCCCAAGGACTGCTGAAAAATCAAGGGGGAGGGAATCCGCTCTTGGAGGTCATTTTACAAAGCCAAGACTATCGCACCTTTGCACTGCTCTACCTCATGGTGGCGGTCATGGCGCCGCTGTTTGAGGAGGTACTCTTTCGCGGCTTCTTTTTCCGATCGCTGCAAAGCTATCTGCCCCTTGGTAGCGCGATGGTGTTGACGGGGCTGTTGTTTGCGGTGGCGCACCTGAACCTTGCAGATCTCTTGCCCTTGACGGTCTTGGGTACGGTGCTGAGCTACACCTACTGGCGATCGCAAAACCTAGGGGCGGCCATGATTCTGCATGGCATTTGGAATAGTGGCTCGTTTTTGGGGCTGCTGCTACTGAGCGGGGGGACGGAAGCGGGGTTCTAG